From Triticum urartu cultivar G1812 chromosome 2, Tu2.1, whole genome shotgun sequence, a single genomic window includes:
- the LOC125536358 gene encoding protein PYRICULARIA ORYZAE RESISTANCE 21-like, translating into MADKISTVVLKVDLECARCYRKMRKVLCKIQDKMNIKTISFDEKSNSVTVSGPFDPDKLCRKLCCEAGRVIKEMHVNGKEQKADKDGGGGGGEKQKAPKDAGKAEKDGGKAEKPKDGGGKADKEKPKDAAAAKPEKKVKFDDAPPATDAKPGKAMPPLPPGMSMADLGPLLEKMKQAKQQGGGGPQPPPMMAPPVAAQGVAVPSIWPAPAGPMSYSYDPTPYGQPSYYGGGCGGGCGGGCQCCRPPVPAGGYYGVPVHDHQGWYHGNRQPYYPQQQQQQQPYCGEDPNAGCSVM; encoded by the exons ATGGCGGACAAG ATCTCCACGGTTGTCCTCAAAGTTGACCTTGAATGCGCGCGATGCTACAGGAAGATGAGGAAGGTCCTCTGCAAGATCCAAG ACAAGATGAACATCAAGACCATCTCCTTCGACGAGAAGAGCAACTCCGTGACGGTGTCCGGGCCGTTCGACCCCGACAAGCTGTGCCGGAAGCTCTGCTGCGAGGCCGGCCGGGTGATCAAGGAGATGCATGTCAATGGCAAGGAGCAGAAGGCGGAcaaggacggcggcggcggcggcggcgagaagCAGAAGGCGCCCAAGGACGCCGGCAAGGCCGAGAAGGATGGTGGGAAGGCGGAGAAGCCCAAGGACGGCGGCGGGAAGGCCGACAAGGAGAAGCCCAAGGACGCCGCGGCCGCCAagccggagaagaaggtcaagtTCGACGACGCGCCGCCGGCCACGGACGCGAAGCCCGGCAAGGCCatgccgccgctgccgcccggCATGAGCATGGCCGACCTCGGCCCGCTCCTGGAGAAGATGAAGCAGGCCAAGCAGCAGGGCGGGGGCGGGCCCCAGCCACCGCCGATGATGGCGCCGCCCGTGGCCGCGCAGGGGGTGGCCGTGCCGTCCATCTGGCCGGCGCCGGCCGGGCCCATGTCCTACAGCTACGACCCGACGCCGTACGGCCAGCCGTCGTACTACGGCGGGGGCTGCGGCGGTGGGTGCGGCGGGGGGTGCCAGTGCTGCAGGCCGCCCGTGCCGGCCGGCGGGTACTACGGCGTGCCGGTGCACGACCACCAGGGGTGGTACCACGGCAACCGGCAGCCGTACTAcccgcagcagcagcagcagcagcagccgtACTGCGGCGAGGACCCCAACGCCGGGTGCAGCGTCATGTGA
- the LOC125541270 gene encoding probable carboxylesterase 18, whose protein sequence is MASSDSPPPGKPPLPWRVRLLVGAASFLHSASLRADGTVNRSLLSLFERTVPPSSAPDAAGVSSTDHAVSSHLRVRLFVPAPAASGSQSQLPVVVYFHGGGFVFHSVATAQFDALCRRLAASIPAVVASVDYRLAPEHRAPSAYDDGEAALRWALAGAGGALPSPPTAVFVAGDSAGGNVAHHVAARLQGSVAGLVLLQPFFGGEAATASEQRLRHAPFGAPERLAWLWRAFLPPGATRDHESANVPAAIQRDGAAAGRWRAFPPTLVCVGGWDVHQDRQRAYAHALRAAGAEEVRVAEFPDAIHAFYVFDGFPDSQRLLADVAEFVNRRAAEHLDAPVNDQCPLSTGS, encoded by the coding sequence ATGGCGTCGTCGGATTCTCCGCCGCCGGGGAAGCCCCCTCTGCCGTGGCGGGTGCGCCTGCTCGTGGGCGCAGCCTCATTCCTACACTCCGCGTCCCTCCGCGCCGACGGCACCGTCAACCGCTCCCTCCTCTCCCTGTTCGAACGCACCGTCCCTCCTAGCTCCGCGCCCGATGCCGCCGGCGTTTCGTCCACCGACCACGCCGTCTCCAGCCACCTCCGCGTCCGCCTGTTCGTTCCAGCGCCCGCCGCTAGCGGCAGCCAGAGCCAGCTGCCAGTGGTTGTATATTTCCACGGCGGCGGCTTCGTGTTCCACTCCGTGGCGACGGCCCAGTTCGACGCTCTgtgccgccgcctcgccgcgtCTATCCCGGCCGTCGTCGCCTCCGTGGACTACCGCCTCGCGCCCGAGCACCGCGCCCCTTCCGCTTACGACGACGGGGAGGCGGCGCTCCGCTGGGCACTCGCCGGCGCCGGGGGCGCCTTGCCGTCTCCCCCCACCGCCGTCTTTGTCGCCGGGGATAGCGCGGGCGGCAACGTCGCCCACCACGTCGCCGCGCGCCTGCAGGGCAGCGTGGCCGGGCTGGTCCTGCTGCAGCCATTCttcggcggcgaggcggcgaccGCGTCCGAGCAGCGGCTCCGCCACGCGCCGTTCGGGGCGCCGGAGCGGCTGGCGTGGCTGTGGCGCGCGTTCCTGCCGCCGGGCGCCACGCGGGACCACGAGTCGGCCAACGTGCCGGCCGCGATCCAGCGCGACGGTGCCGCCGCGGGGAGGTGGCGCGCGTTCCCGCCGACGCTGGTGTGCGTGGGCGGGTGGGACGTGCACCAGGACAGGCAAAGGGCGTACGCGCACGCGCTGCGAGCCGCCGGCGCCGAGGAGGTCCGTGTCGCGGAGTTCCCCGACGCCATCCACGCGTTCTACGTGTTCGACGGCTTCCCGGACAGCCAGAGGCTGCTGGCCGACGTGGCCGAGTTCGTGAACCGGCGGGCTGCCGAACACCTCGACGCGCCAGTGAACGACCAGTGTCCACTGTCCACTGGTTCGTAG